One window of Legionella pneumophila subsp. pneumophila str. Philadelphia 1 genomic DNA carries:
- a CDS encoding LysR family transcriptional regulator has translation MSLLLDDIKYFIAASDTLNMTRASEIIGISQPALSYSIKRLENKLGGLLFIRLKNGIQLTKLGEEFKRRSHRLLYEWEQVQNIANPESGFVQGNYTIALHPSVALYTLQYFMPKLQVNYPGLGINFIHGHSREMTEKVISWEADFGIVVNPIQHPDLVIIKLSTDEVTVFYANDAQNKLIYDRKLAQSQYILKKIGKKITFNGVINSTSLEVVAKLTALGLGYGILPTRVTYPYKHLKKVLNAPVFRDEICLVYRPEKHNNPVSKKIIQIIRSSISNDNDKENYFD, from the coding sequence ATGTCTTTGTTGTTGGATGATATAAAGTATTTCATAGCGGCCAGCGATACGCTCAATATGACAAGAGCTTCTGAAATTATTGGAATATCTCAACCTGCGCTTAGTTATTCTATAAAGAGATTGGAGAACAAACTTGGTGGATTACTATTTATCAGGCTTAAAAACGGAATCCAGCTTACAAAACTTGGAGAGGAGTTTAAGAGGCGCTCCCACCGTCTATTATATGAATGGGAGCAGGTGCAAAACATAGCTAACCCTGAATCAGGTTTTGTTCAGGGAAACTATACTATAGCCCTTCACCCTTCTGTTGCGCTTTATACTCTCCAGTACTTTATGCCAAAACTGCAAGTGAACTATCCTGGGCTTGGCATTAATTTCATTCATGGTCATTCAAGAGAGATGACTGAAAAAGTGATAAGTTGGGAAGCCGATTTTGGTATTGTTGTGAATCCCATACAACACCCTGATCTCGTTATAATAAAGCTGTCTACGGATGAAGTGACAGTCTTTTATGCCAATGATGCGCAAAATAAACTGATTTATGATAGAAAACTTGCCCAATCACAATACATCCTTAAAAAAATTGGCAAAAAAATAACTTTCAATGGCGTAATTAATTCTACCAGCCTTGAAGTGGTAGCCAAACTCACAGCCTTAGGTCTTGGGTATGGCATTCTACCTACCAGGGTCACCTATCCCTATAAACACCTCAAAAAAGTACTCAATGCGCCTGTGTTTAGAGATGAGATTTGTCTTGTCTACCGACCTGAAAAACATAATAATCCTGTCAGTAAAAAAATCATTCAAATTATCAGATCATCCATAAGCAATGATAATGATAAAGAAAATTATTTTGATTAA
- a CDS encoding MFS transporter, whose protein sequence is MNKSLIFLAIGMFTVGCNTFLIAGLLPQIGETLEQSVAVTGQGVSLFSLTYLFSAPLFSLILVNQPVKRMIQLALTVFMLGNLITLLSENIVLFLIGRSLAGAGTGIFTPLCISIAIHFTRPSAKGRILSFIWSANSAGVVFGVPAGLYLSSLFHWQLSIASLIILSLLALIGFSMQNIDIKLPKPSPFGGRLRLLIEPKTLSVIGITCFTALASLGLYSYVTLIQSGSPNSLSMTLLSWGLGGFIGSSLIGVFIDRTGKPRVIMALILVGLMFALIAIPFTRNLPYLGLIPFFMWGACGWAIVTPQQHILYELHENQGTILAAINSSALGLGSALGTLLGGLLISSGFRGIYLPFSAATLLFFVLIIQLIVINTSHKVNNI, encoded by the coding sequence ATGAATAAAAGCCTGATTTTTTTAGCAATAGGCATGTTTACAGTAGGTTGCAATACATTTCTAATTGCTGGTCTGCTTCCTCAAATAGGCGAAACGCTCGAGCAGTCGGTTGCGGTAACTGGGCAAGGAGTGAGTCTATTCAGTTTGACTTATCTTTTTTCAGCGCCACTTTTTTCTCTGATTTTGGTTAATCAGCCGGTAAAGCGTATGATTCAGCTTGCGCTTACTGTCTTCATGCTTGGCAATTTAATAACGCTACTTTCTGAAAATATCGTGCTGTTTTTAATTGGAAGATCTCTGGCGGGAGCAGGAACCGGGATTTTTACGCCGTTATGTATCAGCATTGCCATTCATTTTACCAGGCCATCTGCCAAAGGACGAATTTTAAGTTTTATCTGGAGTGCTAACAGTGCGGGTGTAGTATTTGGCGTTCCTGCCGGACTTTACTTATCCTCCTTGTTTCATTGGCAGTTATCGATTGCCAGTCTTATTATTTTAAGTTTGCTTGCATTGATTGGTTTTTCAATGCAAAACATTGATATAAAACTACCCAAACCTTCGCCATTTGGAGGCAGGCTTCGTCTTCTGATCGAGCCAAAAACGCTATCGGTAATTGGAATTACTTGCTTTACCGCTTTGGCAAGTTTGGGATTATACTCGTATGTCACCCTGATTCAATCAGGATCCCCTAATTCGCTCAGTATGACGCTATTGAGTTGGGGACTGGGTGGATTTATAGGAAGCTCACTGATTGGGGTGTTTATCGATCGAACGGGTAAACCAAGGGTTATTATGGCCTTAATTTTGGTTGGCCTCATGTTTGCTCTGATTGCCATACCATTCACCAGGAATCTGCCTTACCTGGGATTAATCCCTTTTTTTATGTGGGGTGCTTGCGGATGGGCTATAGTGACTCCCCAGCAACACATTTTATATGAATTACATGAAAATCAGGGAACTATCCTTGCCGCTATCAATTCATCGGCCTTGGGCTTGGGGTCAGCTTTGGGAACGTTGCTTGGCGGCTTATTGATTTCCTCTGGATTCAGGGGAATCTATCTTCCTTTTTCTGCTGCCACTTTATTGTTTTTCGTATTGATAATTCAGCTGATAGTAATTAACACTTCACATAAGGTAAATAACATATGA
- a CDS encoding ATP-grasp domain-containing protein, which yields MNRPVVIVDPLSSGIELAPAFKARGIPAIAVTLKPLDWIGFGANMQTSDFIEIIPDQPNLVEVLAKYDPIAIIPGTEEGVPLAEALAINLTPQFANDPEKSQNRLHKAMMQKALQEAGVPALKTLNTASENEVEAWIRTNGLIDSPLIIKPPVSAGSDKVFHIPARGEWKKAFNRVLSEPSKITGKVNATVVVQEQAIGTEFAVGTVSANGKHYLAHLIQYNKTSFNDRKTVYDYVEFVPYSKERYGELFDYTQKALDALGIRWGAAHNEIMLTKDGPRLIETGARMCGGPVVGFAREATGSSQADKLVEIYVDGGVSAEEYVFKKTVVPVFLKSPAKGKISNVEAFADLSKLPTFLNEHIWFKNGDLVPQTVDYLTSIGIIGLAGDRDSILLDYEKIRNMESKLVIQTF from the coding sequence ATGAACAGGCCCGTTGTCATTGTCGATCCATTATCATCAGGAATAGAGTTAGCCCCTGCCTTTAAGGCTCGAGGGATACCTGCTATTGCAGTCACGCTTAAACCTCTGGATTGGATTGGATTTGGAGCAAACATGCAAACCTCTGATTTTATCGAGATTATTCCAGACCAACCAAATCTTGTGGAGGTACTTGCAAAATATGACCCTATTGCCATTATTCCTGGTACTGAGGAAGGAGTCCCTCTCGCGGAAGCGTTGGCGATAAACTTGACGCCTCAATTTGCCAATGATCCTGAAAAATCACAGAATAGATTGCACAAGGCTATGATGCAAAAAGCACTGCAGGAAGCTGGAGTTCCTGCCCTTAAGACGCTCAATACGGCATCTGAAAATGAGGTTGAAGCCTGGATCAGGACAAACGGATTAATTGATTCTCCACTTATTATTAAACCCCCAGTATCTGCTGGCAGTGATAAGGTCTTTCATATTCCAGCCAGAGGGGAGTGGAAAAAAGCATTCAACCGGGTTTTATCGGAGCCATCTAAAATTACCGGGAAAGTCAATGCAACTGTAGTTGTGCAAGAGCAGGCCATAGGAACGGAATTTGCTGTAGGCACAGTGAGTGCTAATGGAAAACACTATTTAGCGCATTTAATCCAATACAATAAAACATCCTTTAATGATCGCAAAACAGTTTACGACTATGTGGAATTTGTGCCTTATAGCAAAGAAAGATATGGTGAATTATTTGATTATACGCAAAAAGCATTGGACGCTTTGGGAATTCGCTGGGGAGCTGCTCATAATGAAATCATGCTCACTAAAGATGGCCCTCGCCTCATAGAAACAGGCGCCAGAATGTGTGGTGGTCCAGTGGTTGGCTTTGCTCGAGAGGCGACAGGCAGTAGTCAAGCCGATAAATTAGTGGAAATCTATGTCGATGGGGGTGTTTCAGCAGAAGAATATGTATTTAAAAAAACGGTTGTGCCTGTTTTTTTGAAATCACCCGCTAAAGGCAAAATTTCGAATGTTGAAGCTTTCGCCGACCTATCGAAATTACCAACCTTTCTTAATGAACATATTTGGTTTAAAAATGGTGACCTTGTTCCACAAACCGTTGATTATTTAACGAGTATTGGAATTATTGGGTTGGCTGGAGACCGCGACTCCATTTTATTAGATTACGAAAAAATTCGAAATATGGAGTCGAAATTGGTTATCCAAACATTTTAG
- a CDS encoding PqiC family protein gives MKNNRHFLKFYCIRDLSWLSSVRASFIYSPFERITSSPFSSYIELRKKPVKFLLILLIALTLCDCGRSKETQFYLLTPIPPQKNSRNSYNHLQIGVDEVSIPDYMKKPQLMIHQTAHHLTLEEFNQWAGALDKNITLVLTTNLSTLMPGVVVQTSPWNNKFHPDYHLQVMISQFEIDIHGNSILRAEYLIYRKEELIYKGNAYYHIKVPLISIETLVQSMNTNLTHLTEEIARFFIKNTTK, from the coding sequence ATGAAAAACAATAGACATTTTTTAAAATTCTATTGCATCAGAGATTTGAGTTGGCTAAGTAGTGTTCGAGCCTCTTTTATATATTCCCCATTTGAACGCATCACATCCTCGCCTTTTTCTAGCTATATTGAGCTTCGAAAGAAACCTGTGAAGTTCCTGTTAATCTTGCTCATTGCCTTAACACTCTGCGATTGCGGTCGAAGCAAAGAAACTCAATTTTATTTATTAACACCTATTCCCCCTCAAAAAAACAGCCGTAACTCCTATAATCATTTACAGATCGGTGTTGATGAAGTGAGTATTCCTGATTATATGAAAAAACCTCAATTAATGATTCACCAGACAGCTCATCACCTAACTCTCGAAGAATTTAACCAATGGGCTGGGGCCTTGGATAAGAATATTACTCTTGTATTAACTACTAATCTTTCAACTTTAATGCCAGGAGTAGTAGTTCAGACCTCACCTTGGAACAATAAATTCCACCCGGATTATCATCTTCAAGTAATGATTTCACAATTTGAAATTGATATTCATGGTAACAGTATTTTAAGAGCCGAATACCTTATTTACCGAAAAGAAGAGTTAATCTACAAAGGAAATGCTTATTACCATATTAAAGTCCCTTTAATCAGTATTGAAACGCTTGTGCAGAGCATGAATACGAACCTGACTCATTTAACTGAAGAAATTGCACGGTTTTTTATAAAAAACACGACTAAGTAA
- a CDS encoding TauD/TfdA dioxygenase family protein, with translation MNYKVTSLKPFGVLLEPVSEKTKVTDVDIENLRHLFAKNQLVVLRGFCAFQNAEDFSNYCELWGEVSLWPFGKVLELIEQEDPEDHIFDHSYMPLHWDGMYRPQVPEYQIFHCVKAPLPGQGGRTTFSNTILALQFASSEIKELWNKVSGTYQRKMEFYNSKTVSPIITKHPQKDFSVIRYNEPPSVDKGHFVNPPDIEFTGIDQEELDFFHRSLENALYSPDNFYAHEWQNGDIVIADNFSLLHGREGFVSRSPRHIQRVHVLSNPPFDNPGLESYQ, from the coding sequence ATGAATTATAAAGTGACTTCTCTAAAACCATTTGGAGTACTCTTGGAGCCTGTGAGCGAAAAAACGAAGGTGACTGATGTCGATATAGAGAACTTGCGCCATTTATTTGCAAAGAATCAACTCGTTGTATTAAGAGGCTTTTGCGCCTTTCAAAATGCAGAGGATTTTTCTAATTATTGCGAGTTGTGGGGAGAAGTCAGCCTTTGGCCATTTGGCAAGGTACTTGAGTTAATTGAGCAAGAGGATCCGGAAGATCATATTTTTGATCATAGTTACATGCCCTTGCATTGGGATGGTATGTATCGACCCCAAGTGCCTGAATATCAGATTTTTCATTGTGTGAAAGCGCCTTTGCCTGGACAAGGAGGAAGGACTACTTTTTCAAACACAATTTTAGCGTTACAGTTTGCCTCTTCAGAAATCAAAGAATTATGGAATAAGGTGAGTGGTACCTACCAAAGGAAAATGGAGTTTTATAACAGCAAGACGGTATCACCAATTATCACGAAGCATCCTCAAAAGGATTTTTCAGTCATTCGCTACAATGAACCTCCCTCTGTAGATAAAGGTCATTTTGTAAATCCACCCGATATTGAATTTACTGGTATTGATCAGGAAGAGTTGGACTTCTTCCACCGAAGTTTAGAAAACGCTCTTTACTCACCGGATAATTTCTATGCTCATGAGTGGCAAAACGGGGACATCGTCATTGCAGATAATTTTTCTTTATTACATGGCAGAGAAGGGTTTGTCTCCAGGTCGCCTCGTCATATCCAACGCGTTCATGTTTTGAGTAATCCGCCTTTTGATAACCCGGGTCTGGAGTCTTATCAATGA
- a CDS encoding MlaD family protein, producing MILGGTFFYIEYKRAQKQTFVMFFKGSLKGLVTTAPVTYRGVKIGEVKVIEITENKEHSKVLIPVYVQFFVERTYGFSQDPIHLLIDNGYVANITKPNLLTGVAEIELIKPTPAVKYKQTYYHSYPVFPTHNSAEKYTSMEEAFEAAKKAFEDVSELVRSKEIQDTLEAIQKVSENLGQLASSLNQDVPSVVAYLNQSLKQITSAAYSTQNLTDYLSRYPESLLRGKR from the coding sequence ATGATTCTAGGCGGTACTTTTTTTTATATAGAATACAAACGCGCACAAAAACAAACTTTTGTCATGTTTTTCAAAGGCTCTTTAAAAGGGCTAGTCACTACTGCCCCAGTAACCTATCGAGGCGTGAAGATTGGTGAAGTCAAAGTCATAGAAATCACTGAAAATAAAGAGCACAGTAAAGTACTTATTCCTGTTTACGTACAATTTTTTGTCGAGAGAACCTATGGTTTTAGCCAAGACCCTATTCACCTGCTTATTGATAATGGGTATGTAGCAAATATCACCAAACCTAACCTGTTAACAGGCGTTGCTGAAATTGAGTTGATTAAGCCAACCCCAGCGGTAAAATATAAACAAACATACTACCATTCTTATCCTGTTTTCCCGACTCACAATTCAGCTGAAAAATATACATCTATGGAAGAAGCGTTTGAGGCCGCGAAAAAGGCTTTTGAAGACGTCAGTGAATTAGTTCGTTCCAAAGAAATTCAAGATACTTTAGAGGCGATACAAAAAGTTTCTGAAAATTTAGGGCAACTAGCCTCTAGCTTAAACCAAGATGTGCCGAGTGTTGTTGCGTATTTAAATCAAAGCTTAAAACAAATTACCAGTGCAGCTTACTCCACTCAAAACTTGACGGATTATTTGTCTCGATATCCTGAATCTTTACTTCGAGGCAAAAGATGA
- a CDS encoding lpg0172 family Dot/Icm T4SS effector: MLYNKWGYLMTTLYIKNLRYNEVAVCRALFEAAEKTEEGIKTKRYGMQMTADMPGLWSPLSNYDIENDLRMARVHRNGRMREIGYLTVNLVFQFDSLDVTEYETKYGISAKDVLEKAGFTCSQDAAGYSEPASTSTRLLGQESKPEKPTQTSVVNTSFFALKNVDTDKRFTKSTKLGILYEARSYGKIEDDTLKSYGFTDGQWERQKEGIENIVIIKKLTQSISQGPAVLDEAVDNIPTLS; this comes from the coding sequence CTGCTTTACAATAAATGGGGTTATCTAATGACAACGCTTTACATAAAAAATTTAAGATATAATGAAGTAGCAGTCTGTCGTGCCTTATTTGAAGCGGCTGAAAAGACTGAAGAAGGAATAAAGACCAAGAGATATGGCATGCAAATGACGGCTGATATGCCTGGTTTATGGTCTCCTCTTTCTAATTATGACATTGAGAATGATCTCAGAATGGCAAGAGTTCATCGCAATGGAAGAATGAGGGAAATTGGATATTTGACAGTTAATCTTGTATTTCAATTTGATAGCCTCGATGTTACAGAGTATGAAACAAAATATGGCATTTCAGCAAAAGACGTTTTAGAAAAAGCCGGCTTTACATGCAGTCAAGATGCTGCGGGTTATTCTGAGCCTGCTTCAACTTCAACAAGGTTATTAGGCCAAGAAAGCAAACCCGAAAAACCAACCCAAACAAGTGTTGTTAATACCTCATTTTTTGCTCTAAAGAATGTGGATACAGATAAAAGATTTACCAAGTCGACAAAACTAGGAATATTATACGAGGCAAGATCCTACGGTAAAATAGAAGATGATACTTTGAAAAGCTATGGTTTTACCGACGGACAATGGGAAAGGCAGAAAGAAGGCATCGAGAATATAGTGATTATTAAAAAACTTACCCAGAGTATTTCTCAAGGCCCAGCCGTTTTGGATGAAGCCGTTGATAATATTCCAACACTATCCTAA
- a CDS encoding peptide chain release factor family protein, whose product MIGKDKWEILTEKMTNLHIYETDLSEKFILGSGKGGQKLHKTASTVYLKHLPTGMEVKCQESRSREDNRYFARQRLCEKLQAVFSDEKTKTQQRIEKIKRQKKRRSRRSKQKMLDEKSRQSQLKTLRKSPRSHDIE is encoded by the coding sequence ATGATTGGCAAAGATAAATGGGAAATACTGACTGAGAAGATGACCAATCTTCATATCTATGAAACAGATCTCAGCGAAAAATTTATACTAGGCAGTGGCAAAGGCGGACAAAAACTACATAAAACGGCATCAACAGTCTATTTGAAACATTTGCCTACCGGTATGGAAGTAAAATGCCAGGAATCCAGGAGTCGTGAAGATAACCGCTATTTTGCGAGGCAACGGCTTTGTGAGAAATTACAAGCCGTATTCAGCGATGAAAAAACAAAGACACAACAAAGAATTGAAAAGATAAAACGCCAGAAGAAGAGACGTTCAAGAAGATCCAAACAAAAAATGCTGGATGAAAAATCAAGACAGAGCCAACTCAAGACACTAAGAAAAAGCCCCCGATCTCATGACATTGAATAA
- a CDS encoding FAD-binding protein, whose amino-acid sequence MSAQVADVVIVGAGPVGLMCAYLGQLCGINVVIVDKSNCPLEVGRADALNARTLQLLELVDLFDELYPLGKTCNTSSVWADGQFISRQSSWWEELEGCLHKHFLMLGQSYVEKLLDDKLKETAAAVKRSTAIVNIEINEAGCLTTLANGERIQSRYVIGADGSRSFVRNHFAIPFEIIRPQIIWAVIDGIIDTDFPKVPEIIVFQAETSDVAWIPREGEIDRFYVRMDTKDFTLQEAMDKINHAVRPHSLNFKDIVWFSQFSVKESVAESFFIQDRIFLAGDACHIHSVNGGQGLNTGLADAFNLMWKLHMVMHFGAPKELLHSYEAERKPVAHGVIETSGELVRSTKYSLNGTHAQDYVRIVQKRAGYITGMGIRYGETGLCGSRLFDFEIFNGIAKTRLYSLLDYMKFTLFIFGDCEVELQPPEFVKVIPIYPNQYQKNFWTNNTHYANQAILVRPDSYIQYAVPLDKIESLFELAQL is encoded by the coding sequence ATGAGCGCACAAGTTGCAGACGTTGTAATTGTCGGTGCGGGTCCAGTAGGGCTCATGTGTGCTTATCTGGGACAACTATGTGGCATCAATGTTGTGATTGTCGATAAGTCTAATTGTCCTTTAGAGGTCGGTAGAGCAGATGCCCTTAACGCGCGCACTTTACAACTTCTTGAATTAGTTGATTTATTTGATGAGCTTTATCCTTTAGGAAAGACCTGCAATACCAGTTCTGTATGGGCAGACGGGCAATTCATTTCCCGACAATCGTCATGGTGGGAAGAATTGGAGGGTTGTTTGCATAAACATTTCCTTATGCTTGGCCAATCCTATGTAGAAAAATTGTTAGATGACAAGTTGAAGGAAACTGCGGCAGCAGTAAAACGTTCAACTGCGATTGTCAACATTGAGATTAATGAAGCAGGATGTCTTACGACTCTTGCCAATGGAGAGCGCATTCAGTCACGCTACGTCATCGGAGCCGATGGATCTCGTTCCTTTGTCCGCAATCATTTTGCAATACCTTTTGAGATCATACGGCCACAAATTATATGGGCGGTAATCGATGGTATTATTGACACCGATTTTCCAAAAGTTCCTGAAATCATTGTGTTTCAGGCAGAAACTTCGGATGTGGCCTGGATTCCAAGGGAAGGGGAAATCGACAGGTTTTACGTAAGAATGGATACTAAAGACTTTACCTTGCAGGAAGCAATGGACAAAATTAATCATGCCGTGCGGCCCCATTCCTTAAATTTTAAGGACATTGTTTGGTTTTCACAATTTTCAGTTAAAGAATCTGTCGCTGAGAGTTTCTTCATTCAGGATCGCATTTTTCTTGCCGGTGACGCCTGCCATATTCATTCGGTAAACGGTGGGCAAGGTCTTAACACTGGTCTTGCAGATGCGTTTAATCTCATGTGGAAATTGCACATGGTCATGCATTTCGGCGCTCCCAAAGAACTTTTACACAGTTATGAAGCTGAGCGTAAGCCAGTAGCTCACGGTGTGATAGAGACTTCCGGTGAGCTTGTGCGCTCGACCAAGTATTCGCTTAATGGAACCCATGCCCAAGACTATGTCAGGATTGTGCAAAAGCGCGCGGGTTATATCACGGGGATGGGGATTCGTTATGGAGAAACAGGTTTGTGTGGTTCTCGACTCTTTGATTTTGAAATTTTTAATGGCATTGCCAAAACACGGCTTTACTCTCTTCTGGATTATATGAAATTCACTTTATTTATCTTTGGTGACTGTGAAGTCGAGTTACAGCCTCCGGAGTTTGTCAAAGTCATTCCAATATATCCAAACCAATACCAGAAAAATTTTTGGACCAATAACACACACTATGCAAACCAGGCCATTTTAGTAAGGCCTGACTCCTACATTCAATACGCTGTGCCGCTGGATAAAATAGAATCCTTATTTGAGTTGGCGCAGTTATGA
- a CDS encoding ABC transporter permease: MYVFRRFSKPIITFLHSLELAFRFLGHLVHSTIKVIFGKLSIVWPNTLEMIYYSGARLVILLSFIGILLGATVSQTVYALLKPFQLHQRVLPIVQNILTHEILPVLIGFILCIQAALHMVNTRLEHYQENPEAIILAQVLPIIVGMNIASLLLYVYLVSAIFFSFYLTFHFMLGFTNNEFLSYVVSSTTLFDLIYSVVKTLILCIIVGLTSGYYYYEASIRHIYLRKAVSRILTRGSFWLIIASMYITLTF, translated from the coding sequence ATGTATGTTTTTCGCCGTTTTTCGAAGCCTATTATTACTTTTCTCCATTCGCTTGAGCTCGCTTTTCGATTTTTAGGCCATTTGGTTCATAGCACTATCAAAGTTATTTTTGGCAAACTGTCCATCGTCTGGCCTAACACACTAGAAATGATTTACTATTCTGGAGCGCGGCTTGTTATTCTACTGAGTTTTATTGGTATATTATTAGGCGCTACTGTTTCACAAACGGTTTATGCGCTCTTAAAACCTTTTCAGCTACATCAACGAGTACTTCCCATTGTGCAAAATATTTTAACCCATGAAATATTACCGGTACTTATTGGCTTCATTTTATGTATCCAAGCCGCCTTGCATATGGTTAACACCCGTTTGGAGCATTACCAGGAGAATCCAGAGGCAATTATCCTTGCTCAAGTATTACCAATCATTGTAGGTATGAACATTGCCTCCTTACTGCTATACGTTTATCTTGTATCCGCTATCTTTTTTAGTTTTTATCTCACTTTTCATTTTATGTTAGGGTTTACAAACAATGAATTTTTATCCTATGTTGTCAGCTCGACAACCTTATTTGATCTGATATACTCGGTCGTTAAGACATTGATTTTATGCATCATAGTTGGGTTGACTTCTGGTTATTATTATTATGAAGCATCTATTAGACATATTTATTTGAGAAAAGCAGTTTCTCGAATTTTAACGCGTGGCTCATTCTGGCTGATCATTGCCAGTATGTATATTACTCTTACGTTTTAG
- a CDS encoding pyoverdine biosynthesis protein PvcA, which produces MKNTAFLITKNHYPKDYRLKKSPDSDSAMGVAKRILAEVMIFRRVPETISLCGTGCQKCASPHLPKIISAVNKNEPVTFILPAFPGKSPNPEKVLGHLPDHAERLSLNFLGTLCQRIKNFYTPGIKIILCSDGRVFSDVVGMNESDVTAYQLELDRLIKEMSLADLSTFNLDYFYKDLHFVQMREELMKSYGQSLDFLKQKIRNGAKPSASPDEQEANRMYSGITRFLFEDAMHAGQTKSRTAIQKESRFKAYEVIRRSNAWSALIAERFPKAVRLSIHPQTCGSKKLGIRLIGNESWMTPWHGVAVESNKGYVLLRRSEAEALGAKLICSSDGRHSHYQLMAEVSYEL; this is translated from the coding sequence ATGAAGAATACAGCGTTTTTAATTACAAAGAATCATTACCCTAAAGATTATCGACTGAAAAAATCACCCGATAGTGACTCTGCTATGGGAGTAGCCAAAAGAATATTAGCTGAAGTAATGATTTTTCGCCGTGTCCCGGAAACCATTAGTTTATGCGGCACCGGATGCCAAAAGTGCGCTTCACCTCATTTGCCAAAAATCATCTCGGCAGTTAATAAGAATGAACCGGTTACTTTTATATTGCCTGCCTTCCCGGGAAAATCTCCCAACCCTGAAAAAGTTCTGGGTCATCTGCCAGATCATGCTGAACGCCTTTCTCTTAATTTTTTGGGAACACTTTGTCAGCGAATAAAAAATTTTTATACCCCGGGGATTAAAATTATTCTGTGTTCCGATGGAAGGGTTTTTAGCGATGTGGTTGGAATGAATGAAAGTGATGTCACAGCCTACCAGCTCGAGCTGGACAGACTTATAAAAGAAATGTCCCTTGCAGATCTGTCCACTTTTAATCTTGATTATTTTTATAAAGATCTTCATTTTGTCCAAATGCGTGAGGAACTCATGAAAAGCTATGGACAGTCCCTGGACTTCCTTAAACAAAAGATCCGTAATGGTGCAAAACCCTCAGCAAGCCCCGATGAACAAGAAGCCAATCGCATGTATAGCGGAATTACGCGTTTTTTGTTTGAAGATGCCATGCATGCAGGTCAAACCAAAAGTCGTACTGCTATCCAAAAAGAATCTCGTTTTAAAGCCTATGAGGTTATAAGAAGAAGCAACGCCTGGAGTGCGCTCATTGCCGAACGCTTTCCCAAGGCAGTTCGGTTGTCTATTCATCCACAAACTTGCGGATCAAAAAAATTAGGGATTCGGTTGATAGGGAATGAAAGCTGGATGACCCCTTGGCATGGTGTTGCTGTTGAAAGCAATAAGGGGTATGTCTTGCTGAGGCGCTCGGAAGCTGAGGCTTTGGGTGCAAAATTAATTTGTTCCTCTGATGGTCGGCACAGTCATTATCAATTAATGGCGGAGGTGTCATATGAATTATAA
- the legU1 gene encoding Dot/Icm type IV secretion system effector LegU1 — protein MKAKYDPTKPGLQKLPPEIKVMILEFLDAKSKLALSQTNYGWRDLILDRPEYTKEITNTLFRLDKKRHRQAIAQMMSGRVTASSMAKLFEELLCFSIPSSYVFLIFFASQKSVALIEVLTVILVFAAITSLAHDLVDYFIESDTKAEKQHAHRRAFQFFAQPSQSAAQQNLEEENLSADPKACQCEPL, from the coding sequence ATGAAAGCAAAATACGACCCCACAAAGCCTGGACTCCAAAAGTTACCTCCTGAAATCAAGGTAATGATTCTTGAGTTTCTTGATGCCAAATCAAAACTAGCTCTTTCACAGACAAATTATGGTTGGCGTGATTTAATTCTAGACCGGCCAGAATATACCAAAGAAATAACGAATACATTATTTCGTCTTGATAAAAAACGCCATCGTCAAGCAATAGCACAAATGATGTCAGGAAGAGTTACAGCAAGTTCTATGGCTAAGCTATTTGAAGAATTACTATGTTTTAGCATACCTTCGTCCTATGTGTTTTTAATCTTTTTCGCATCGCAAAAATCTGTGGCGCTTATAGAAGTCTTAACCGTAATCCTTGTGTTTGCTGCAATAACCTCTCTCGCCCATGATCTGGTGGATTATTTTATTGAAAGTGATACAAAAGCTGAGAAACAGCATGCACATCGCCGTGCTTTTCAATTCTTTGCCCAACCCAGTCAAAGCGCTGCACAACAAAACTTGGAGGAAGAGAATTTAAGTGCTGATCCCAAGGCCTGCCAATGTGAGCCATTGTAG